From Anopheles cruzii unplaced genomic scaffold, idAnoCruzAS_RS32_06 scaffold00633_ctg1, whole genome shotgun sequence:
TCTCGAACCTGTTCGTTTTCCAAAGAATTTGTATTCTTTGGGACGGAAATAGACATGACGAGTCACGTGATTAATGTGCTGCAAACTACACATTACAAGACATTTGCTAAAGCTCCTCCCTATCATCAGCAACCATGTTGGGTGGCGATGCCATCGGTCAGGGGGCCCAGGGCCGTAAAACAAAAGCGTTTCTCATCAGCGTCACGCGATCGTCTATACTAATGGCCAGTCGATCGTGGTACTGCTCTCCGTGGTTGCCAACCGCAGTCGCGGTTCGGGTGTTGACTGaacagtcggtcggtccactCGGTAATTATCCTCCGCCGTAGATTACTTCCGGGCGATATGATACAATGCGGTACAGCGTGAGCCTGCGTTTTCACCAACATGTCCAGAATTGTGCTTATCATCATCGTGGCACGCGCCCATCGTAGATATGAGTGGCtgagccaccggccaccagccatcTCCACTTGTTTGGccttcttgttgtttttgccgTCACTTTTAAATCATGACGGACAGTTTAACGATGCACTGGAGCGGCGCAAGTAGCAGTGCGCGTGCCTGCAGGGCTTTGGATTATTCTGATTTCGGATATTAGTTCAACGAAGATGGCCACCCCGAACGGAGCGCAACAGCTACCGAGCTACCTGACGGAGTCGCTCATCCAGCGATCACTCGAACACGACCTTGGACACCCGGTGAGGATCGAAAGTTTCagtgccgggccggccacGTCGGCCGGCGATAACTATCTGAGCGACGTCTTCTGGATAAGCGTCCTGTACGAGGGTGGCACGGCCGAGAAGCGGCTGCTCGCCAAGTGCATGCCGGACGTTGGCGATCGTGGCAACGTGCTGGACACTCTGGATGCGTTCCgcaaggaaacggaaacgttCCAACAGCTGTTGCCCGCCTTCTCGCAGCTCGTCTCGGACTCGTCGTCTGGCTTGGAGCGATTCGGGGCAAAGTGTTACTACGCCACTACCGAGCCCGTGCGGACGATCGTGTTCGAGGACCTGAAGGCGCTCGGGTTCCGGATGTGCGATCGCACGGCCGGTGGTCTCGATTTTGCGCACTGTGCGTTGGTGATGCGCAAGATCGCCAAGTTCCACGCCGCGTCGATGCTGTACGCGGCACGTTCCGAGGCGAATGAACGGTTACTGCGAGACCGGTACTCGTACGGGTTCTACAACCCGCGGGTGGCCCTCGAAGACTACCGGATATTTGCCGTGTTCCAGGACGGTCTGGAAAAGTTTATCCAGGTGTCTGCCGGTTGGTCCGAACTGGACGCGGCCATCGTGGAGAAATTGAGGGGCTTACTGCCGTCGTTCAAACGACGCATGGCCGACTGCGTCGATCCGACCAACCCGGCCACCAAGGTGCGCGTCCTTAACCATGGCGATCTTTGGAGCAACAACATGATGTTTCGGTACgaggccacggcggcggcggcggacaccgaTGTGGTGCGCGAGGTGATGTTTGTCGACTATCAACTGTCGTGCTACGGAAGCCCGGGACTGGATCTGGTGTACTCGCTCTACAACTGTCCCCGGTTCGAGGTGCGCCAAAATCGCATCGAagagctgcagcagctctACCACCGCAACCTGTGTCAAGCGCTCGACCGTGGCAAGTACCCCGGCACCGTACCAACGCTGGAAACGATCAAGGAAGAGTACAAACGGCACGAGTTTTTCGGTAGGTTCATCTCGGGTGCGCTCAGAAGTAACACTAAACGCTCTGAAACTAACACCTTCCGGGGCTGGGGCGATTCTAGGACTTGTGTGTGCCATCAGTCTGCTCCCGATTATCCTGATGGAACGCTCCGACAATGTGGACATCAGCTTCGATGCATTCTTCGACAAGAAGCAGGTGGAACGCCTGCGGGACATTCAGTACAACGGGGCGGTGtatcggcggtcggtggtacCAATACTGCAAAGTCTCTTCGCCCGTGGTTACATCGATTAAACAGCAAAGCTGGATGTTGCCCTTTGCCTTTTGTTACAACAAATCGAGACGGGGTCGTGCAAAGACCATAAGTAATGGGGGGAGGTTTTGAAGTTATCTTGAAAATGTTACTCCCctaaaaaagaaatttaatgTTGTTACTGGCCCGAGCATTTTCGGTTAGCTCGAGGTCAAGTTAGGTAAACAGCACGAGGTGTTCTTATGTACATTTGGATTAAAGCGTCTTATTTTGTCACCATAACCACGTTATGAAATAGAACGAATCGGGGATTCaacatttgtttaaaatttaacaGATTGTGGCTGGCCACTCCACTGGTGGTCCGTGCCATGTCTAACATTGTGGAGTGTGCCTCAGAACGATTGGTGTGGCATTTTCCTCCGGTAACTCCCAGTATAAAGAAGGGGCTGTGAAATTCACGCAATGCTCCAATCTACTTTCACGGGCCACCTGGCGTCTCCACCGGACGAGGattaaaatgttcaaaaaaaGTGACCGGTGTAGGATACTCGTTGGTCGAGTGGCCATATTGGACACCCCACCGGCAAggtgtggtttttgtggtCGCGTGTTGTGCTCCAAAACGGACCGTTCTGGAACGTTCTCTTCTGAGCTGGGTCTATTGCGGTGTTCGGAAGGACTTCAACACTGCCTAATTTGttcgcgtgcgtgtgcgtacaAAGGTGCGCCCTGCTGATGGCACAGTGGTGGGCCAAAACATCGGAGTCAGAAAGGCGCAAAAAATTAATGTACCTCTGTAATGGCCTCAttggatatttttttaaagtttagTTATCGCAACCTCGGTGCACGTACCGAGAAATATGAAGCTTGGAATTGCGGAAAAGTTTTGTGTTGCGTTCCATTCGGCACGTCCTGTCGGAGCGCCGTTAGCAGTGCTCCGTGTTTCGAAAGCTTTCTTGGcgcattttcttctcttctcgaACAATCTTAAGAAGCTCGAGGCGTGAGTGAGAAAGAGCGACAGAGGGCGAGCGAAAGATGGCAGCTTATGCTTCAGCCTTGAGCCCGTAtgtcgttgccgttgccacaGCAACGGTGCCCTCCCAACGAACTTTCCTTGTGCGCTCAGTGAGGCGGCCTATTTTTGGAAGGATATATCGATTTTTACTACCACAACCTGCGAACCACCACGGTGCCCGATGTAGCCCTCTcgttcgctctttctctctctttttatcACTCTGGGAAAGCGAGGTTctgcagtgctgctgctgctgctctatTAATGTATGCCCCCTGATGTACTTGACGTTACTTTTCCCTGCCTTTACGGTTCAAGCAGCGCAGTCCAAGGGGAAAAGGCAACATTGTAGTGCTCGGTGCCTCAGGTGCTGCAGGTTGGAGTACACCGGGCTGCGGCTACCAATACCACCAAAGAGGTCCTCTCGCGTGTAAGACGTTTTGCGCAAACCGTCCATTATGTGCCGGGCTCCTTCTGCTGCACGCGGGCTCTCGTGCCTTGTGTCGGGCGGGAAATGACACTGTTCGTTGATAAGCCCACAATTAGGGAGGCTGCAAAGGACGGTGGTGTTAAGGATATGCCTCTTTGTAAAACATGATATCAAGTCGGGCCTAACTATTACGAAACGGATTCATGAATGAAGGAATCGCGAGAATTGTTGAACGTTTATTAGTAAGGACCGAGTTTTCAAACTTTCTTGCGCTCGGAGTGTCAATCTTCCTTAAGCCACAGGCTCACGTGCGTAACGTTCCAAAGGGTGTAGGGTGAAAATGTGGGTTTGATAAGttacattaaaatttatgatgtTCCAACCTCTGTGATGTCAAACGGCAACAAATGTGGCTTAAAGTAGGCTTAGTCGACCATCTTCGGTTTTCTGTACGGTGCTACGCAGATTGCCTACGGGCAGGCGTTTTTCGTAATGCTTCTGCGGttcgggaaaactttttcgcatttctttcgatttcgctTTCCCCCGGTACCCCTGGCACTGGACACTTCCCCAGTGGTTCAGGTTTTGCCTTTAAGTATCGTAAATAATTCTTCCAAGTGTCTGAAAACTCCAAATTCACTTGCACCGATCGAAAACTGCATGCATAATCAGTTCCCGGCCAGTGACGAAACTGCAAATGCATTAAACGGCGTCCCTTTCGAGTTGTTTCCGTGGCCCGGTTTAATGTTTACCAGTACGTTCACGGTCCGCCCGGTGCTCCGAGTTGCCGAAAATAACTATCGACCCGTAACCGTCGACGTcgttcccgtcgtcgtcgtcgtggtcaaACGTGGCCAAGTGGCCaagtacatttttatgcttttcagAAGCCGAGCGCCGAGTGTTTTAATTTCGCTAAGAGCTGCACAACATGTTGCAGCACGCTTCGTTTTGGCCTGTCTgagcaaaaaacagaaagtCCCAGTCCCAGTCTGATTGTCACGAAGCCAGCTCGGATGGTGCTGCGAATGGTTCTCTAacgttttgaattttttgttaTGTCACTAAAGATAAACCCACGGCAATTATTACACGTTCATAGTCGT
This genomic window contains:
- the LOC128276151 gene encoding uncharacterized protein LOC128276151 yields the protein MATPNGAQQLPSYLTESLIQRSLEHDLGHPVRIESFSAGPATSAGDNYLSDVFWISVLYEGGTAEKRLLAKCMPDVGDRGNVLDTLDAFRKETETFQQLLPAFSQLVSDSSSGLERFGAKCYYATTEPVRTIVFEDLKALGFRMCDRTAGGLDFAHCALVMRKIAKFHAASMLYAARSEANERLLRDRYSYGFYNPRVALEDYRIFAVFQDGLEKFIQVSAGWSELDAAIVEKLRGLLPSFKRRMADCVDPTNPATKVRVLNHGDLWSNNMMFRYEATAAAADTDVVREVMFVDYQLSCYGSPGLDLVYSLYNCPRFEVRQNRIEELQQLYHRNLCQALDRGKYPGTVPTLETIKEEYKRHEFFGLVCAISLLPIILMERSDNVDISFDAFFDKKQVERLRDIQYNGAVYRRSVVPILQSLFARGYID